AAGTCTACTGTTCAATTGTGACTCTGCGATCATAGGCCAGAAATATCTATGTTCCGAGGGGATTCTATCTTCAACTGAAAAGAGCAGTGAGAAGAATAGAACCAAATCAACATACACTATTTCCTGTGTCATTAACAATTTCTTCCCTGTCTTCTCCTTCTCTctcttcagtttctttctcaaagcTCACACTTTGGCGATCAAATGCTCTATTTTCAAACTTCAAACCTTGAAGTTCAAGATATGCAGGCGATTGGCCTTCGGAAGACATCGAGTGGAGTTGAAGACAAGGTCCTGGAGAAGACGCAAGTTGCTCATACGAAGATTCGAGAGGACCCATGACATTATAGATGAGTCTGTTCAGATCGTTTGTTTTGTCATTTAGTTCGATTCCAGCTCTTCTATACTTCCACTTGTATACCAGTACGCCAATGACAgccaaaaacacacaaaaaacacaaagcACAACGATAACAGCAACAGGGAAGTTGCTTCGTTTACCTAATTCAAAgaataaagaaggaaattgttATCAATTAACAGTTTCGAACAAACTACACTTGAAGTAAGCCGTATGATATGAACAGCATGCAACAAAACAAGTCTTTTTGTTTATCTCGAATTAAGGTGCACACAAGTAAATAACAAACGAGACATATAATGttccaaaaatttaaataaagaaaaaaagaagagagaacgGGGGTGGCTATCATCTTGCCGTGTTACCTCAAGCGAGCAACGGGTAACAGTGGGGTGACTTGCGATGGACCACTAATTCAACAAGGAAAAGAACCAATATTTGAACAGCAAATTCATATAGCGCCACGTTGGCTATTTGATGTACCAAAGTACTTGATAGGTAAAGACTTCGCTACATGAGGAACAAAAAAAGTACTGATTTCCAACTTACCAGTCACGATCAAAGTTGTAGCTGAATGGCTCACTCCAAAACTGTTCGATGCTGTACATTCATAGACACCGCTATCACGAGGTATCACGTCCCTGATAACAAGTACCTTGCCATCATTGTTAAAGTTAGCCCGTGGTATACTGGTATCTCCATCTTTACTCCACGTAACAGAAGGTTGTGGATCTCCGCTGGCCTCACATGTCAACTCTGCCTTTTCACCAACAATTATAGTTGTCTTTTCTGGTAGTTCCTTGACCACGGGCTTATCTGCCATGATTATATTACAAGACATTCcgttttcaattcaaaacacCTAAAAAACAAGCTATACTCTGACACCTACTTAACTTATCAttgaaaattctgagtccccatgaggaatagATTGCTCAAGGGGACTCAGAATATTTTCCTTGTCCCacgttcgtgacaagacgaaaaaacatctttctctattctttaccgagctaaaaacaccatctctcttattctataaATCTATCATCATACCTGATTTCCTTTACTTACAAAACTGTTAAACATCATGAATAGAGAAAGCCACAGAACCActaaaataaatgcaaaatcGTACGGTACCTTTAGTTTTCAGCGCTATGAAACTGCTTGAGGTATACAGCGTCTGCAAAGACAGCCCATAAAAACGTCATAAGCGAAATTCCTTGAGCAAAATGGATTCAAACATGTacaaaaaacttgaaaacgtgggtgggggtgggggtgggggtgggggggggaagggggcaTGACAAAGACGTAATTTGGAGTGGAAGCAGCGAGAAGTAACGTCtacattcaaaatatattggGCCTTGAGGTAAAAAATACGCCGTTCATCTTTTGTATTATAATGTTGCATAATTTTAGGTGGAGACAAATCAGTTGATCAAAATACCTCTGTGACAAAAGCTCTGAGAAACACTCTGTAGTTCGTATTTGGGTGCAATGGTCTGTTGTAATAATACTCTTCACCATTACTTCTCTTGCTCCTTATTTTACCGTTTGACTGGACTCCATCTCCTACGGTAAATTCTTGGTGATTGTTAAAATCATTTCCTCCAAACTGGAAAGTGACATAAGCTGCAGGTAATGGAGATTGGTGAGCTTCTTCATAAGTCATCAGCTCTTGTGTTGTAAAATCTGCTGGTGGGTTTACGACACCATTGTAGTCTGAGCGATATGTAATGACGATGATCTGGAAAAAACTGTAAGAccaagattctttttttaagctgtcGTATTAACAAGGTCTCAAAAATTGGTTTCACTGAAAACCCGAAATTACGCATACAATTGATGTAAAGaatattctaatttttaaaaacacgGAAAGAGACAAACACGAATTAAGAGGCTATTAACTGCGGAACATAATACAAAATCAGTTAGAGGTTATCAAGAAGATTATAAAGAGAGCATTCTCACAAGTCTTTAAAATTATGTGAACTACTATAACTGCGGCATCCAAAAGTTATGATAACAGGGCTTATACTTAgtgttcaagaatttttttttcatgattgggGTTCATCTACTAACGCTATTGGAGATTAAATACAGTTGAGAACCAGCCTTAAAAAGCTTTCCTGGTATTTAGAAAGTATCCTAGATTTCGTATATTTGTTGAAGGGGAGAACTAAAACTTGCTCAACATACCTTGCATGTCCCATAAAATTTGGAAGTGTTATTTTTGCTGTGATTCCTCCGTCGCTAGAGAATTTTGCTGGGGAAGGCTTTTCACGGGACCAAACTTCACCTGTGAAGGGAAATGTATGGTCTATTGAAGAGGAAATTCATTTATGAAGAATTTCTGGTACAAAGTAATCACTTTTTATGAAGTGACCCTTACTATACATGATATCTATCACGTGGGATTTAAAATGTGCTCAATAAGTTCAATAAACCAGAGCGACCAAGAAGATTTCTGAGAGGAAAAGATAGAATCAAGCAATTAAAATAGCGCTCTGTGGACTCAGAAGTACGGAATTTAAGTTGCTCCTCGTTTCAACATTTAATATGAATTTCAAGcatttcttcacttttttcctttttgatttaGAGTCCATTATTTTCTGCCAAAAGACAGAAATTAGTTGATAATGCAACATCTACTGCGAAGCACACTCTGCAAGGGGAAAATAAGGTATAAACGagactgtgaaaaaaaagatgataatgatgatgatgataataataaaaataataaaaataataataataacaataataataataacaataataataataataataataataataataataacagtctTTATACAGGGGGCTCACGTCACTGGAAAGTGGTATTCCGTGAGGCCCtgtaaaataaatagataacgagttaaaaacataaacattactaaacattccatttttttgCGCATAGGTATAAAAGTCTTTGTTtaccatagtttcttttaacAAGAGGAAGGCGGAAATCGTTCTTTCTTCTTATATTGTAACTGTGGATGTCataatttcttaaaatgtttaagcTATAATCCACAAGCAATTATAGCTTACTAGACTTTACTAGAAAAAACATCGTATTTAACGTCAAAATATTTTGCGTCTTTAACTAACCTAAAGTCTGAATCACTAAAGGCTCGCTGTAAGGTCCAGGTCCCGCCGCAGTGAAGGCTCTAACCGACACTTCATACCTTGAGCAGATCGAGAGACTGGACAACAGCATCTCAGTTTTAGTTGTGTTGAATGTCGAATTAAACGAAGCGTCAACCGAGAAGCAACTTTCCTTCAACAGAAGTCTcacttgatatattttaatgAACCCATTTGCAACCTCTCTGGGCAAACCATTCCAGGATAACTGATATTCTGTACGCTCAATTTCGATAGACAATACGTTTTCTGGTCCACGGCTGGGCTCTAgtaaagagagagaaaaaagccTCAATAAGCTTCCAAGTATAGATTGAATCCAGAATGGAAAATGAGCTAGTACTCCAGTATCGGTGAACAAACGGATCATTGTTTACCAAGCAAACCAATGTACAAGCTTAAAATGTTTTATCTTTCTCCCAATATTTCACACAGGATCCTTCTGGCATTGCTAAAGCCAGAACAATTTGAACAGTCTCGGtagtttaatttcatttcacaaATCTTTCAATTTTCGACAGTCCAGATATTATGTTTAACTTCTTTCTATACAAGATTCCACCATGATGCTTGATCACTAACAAAATTCATGTATTGAGCATTAACAAAATCATTACTTTTCCCCTGACGCTGAACATACCGTACTCTTTGGTTTTCACCGAAAAAGTGGCATTCTGTCCCGGTTTGATAGTTACAGCTGTGATATAGAAATGATAAGTAACTCCACCCAGGACATCTACCAAGTAACTGAACGCATCTCCTCCAACACTTTGCTTTGTTTCACCATCTTTGTTTGCATAGAACAGAGTGTAACTCCTAATGATTCCATTAGCTTCTGCTGGCTTGCTCCAAGTCAAGTTTAATCTTGGACCATGCATCTTATTCGGGGCAACTTCCTTATAGGTAAACGAAAGAGGAGCGCTCGGtgctattaaaaaaataagaagtaTGAGAGGTAAGAAGAATTCTATTTGCCTGCATTATAACGCTCATTTTCCCTATCACCTTGCATTTCCTTCCACCATGACGCAAAAAaggatatttcaaatttttatatcAGTCATCAGGATGTCATTAATTGCATGAGCGATCATGTTCTGTGATTGGCCaatttttgtatcttttcacCTTGATTTACCACATACCGTCTTCCTTGGTTCTCTCTACCTTGACCGGGGTCTTTGGGCCATCCCCATCTGATGTAAAAGCTAAgatttgaaattcatattctgtgttCTTATCAAGTCCCACAACATTTTGACTTAATGTTGATTCGCTGTTGATAAGCAAGGTGGTTTCTAACCCTgctgaacttttttctttatagaACAATTTAAACCCTGTGATGTTTCTTCCATGTCTCGCAAGTACTGGTGGTAGCTGCCAGGAAGCTATAATGCTAGTAGAGGAGCTTGCAGTCAAATTGAAGTCTGCCGGAGGTTGTGATggaactgaaataaacaaaatcagTTGTGTGCTTTAATTTTTAGCTGATTACCGATTGATGTGTATGTAAACATACCTCCATAGAAAAAGCATTGGATGTTCCAGTCTGGAGGGTCATCTGCAGTAGGGACTGTGTATATGCATCAGATATACATTCTTTATAACCTGAGTGTGAAGATGCTCCACACGGCATGAGACGATTATTTTCCCATAGACACCTTGGGGGTTCCAGAATCTTCAATGCTTAGAATCCCAGCATATCATAAGGAGTATGATCAACATTAAATCTTAGCACAACTTTGTTTGGTGAAAGTAGACCCTGAAGGATCTCAGCGAAGTCAATGAGATATTTAAAGATCGATAGAAATTAAATCTCCATCGGTCAGCTGTTAAACTGTTACAATCATTCTCACTCAGTCAGGGCTCAATTAATCTACATTAGAGAATACTCTTTACCCATTGTCTTTGCTCTTTAGCTCCTTAAGCTTTCATTAATAATTAGTTATTGTGACTTAAATTCGTAAATTAAATACCTTTAGTTAAAAGAATGCCATAAACTTCCACCATCAGAGCCTTCCAGCTATAATAGGCTGTCGGCTGAAAACGGATAAACTTTGCACTTGCAAATTCCTGTAGATTGTTTTTTATGATGTCTCTTTGATTTGAGTTTCCTGGAAAgacctgtatttttttttacaaaatgcAACATCAttatatgaaaattttatcaattaatcTACTGCATCACTCATTATCAAAAGTATCAGCTCTTCCATGAACTTTGACTTCCGTGTGGGAAGTAGTGAAATGAATGAACAAAGACTTTCCGTATAAGTACATGTCTCTAATGCCTAATGCTCTTTTGTTGGAAAACTACTACAAAAAGTGTATGTGACTGTTTATCAGAAGTTGAAATAGTATTTCTGCAGAGAAAATTTAGGGGAGAGGTTTATCTAACACACACTCAAGGAAAAGTTGGTGTTCATATCATGACGTAACTGTAGGTAATATTCCacatcaaatgtttttaaatttctcctCAATTTTTGAGAAAACAGGTAAGTTGCATTGTTAAATTAAGATGTAATGGATAATAACTCCAAATGACTCGGACTTCGTAACAACTATACAATCTTGAAAGTGAATTGTCTTTACATGTATGTACCATccacaaagttttgtttttacaggaaaaaacaATGCATGTTCAAGTATCCGTTTGAAAGCATTATTTGTCATGTGGTGGCGCAATTAAATTTGTCACACTGATAGTGTTGTGTGCACTTGTATATCTATAAAAAAAGAGTCCTGGAAACTGTTCATAGAAAGAGAATTGAATCTGAATGTTGTCAGGTTGAACACCTTTCTTTCCTATGACTCAAAACAATTGATTGGGTGTGCCTGGTTGGCATTTTCAATATGTACAAACACACGCAAACCTACCTTgtcaatattgttttctttatagcTGAAAAACGTGATGCCATCCAACGATAGGTGAATCTTGTAGTTTATTGTCCACTCATTGATACCATTCGCTCCTTGGGTAGCTACAGCACAGATAACGTACTCATACAGCAGGTCAACTTGTAAGAAGTCAGCAGGATTGGTCGTAGTCTTAGGTGCCCAACCTCGATTTTTCCCATTCAGTCGACCATAATATGCTTTATATCTATTATCGTAATATGATAAGGCTGTGAAGCTGCTGTCAGGAATTGCACCACCACTGGCTAGACCAATGGCCTCCATTTTGCAAGCTGCAagataataatttaaaacatgaaGCCTTCACATTTTGACACgaattatgtaaataattaaagTGAACTAAGAATTAAGTACCTTTTATAGCATCTACGGAATAATTCACCTCAACTTAATTTAAGGTAATAGTTTTACGTCAATGGTTGCCTATTTCATGAGTAGAGGCTGCACACACACAAAACATTTTCCCTCTCCTTGAGACAAAATCACTTATGTTCAAGCTTATCAAGcctcttttcctcttttttagtTAAAGAAGATAGTAAATAGTTGACAAACCTAAGAAAAGATCCATACTTATGAACACAGTTCGAAAGCTGGACAGAGATTTCCACGATTTGATTAGTTAAGTGATTCATAATTATAACGTTACATCTACTGCACTTTGCAGTCAGTGAAACCTTTACTTTCCCCTTCTTTCCCGTGCAAAACCAAAAGTCTGCTAGCAGATAATTTCAAggtttcacctttttttttagtggaaTATTCTTATGAGGTGAGACTAAACAGTATTGCTGAAACAAATGAACATTTAAATATATTTGTGCAGGGCGCAGCATGCACTCGGAAGCTAAGCATGGAACTTGAATCCTTATGCAATTTCATAGATGCCGAACGTGACCATACTTTTACTGGCAATAGGAAAACAAATGGGCAGCTCACACAATAGCAGCCCATGTCCTAAATCCCATGTTTTTACACTGTGATTTAGAAGCACATCGTTAGGTCATGTTGCCCATCAAGAAATGCAATGGTGATGCAAATTTCTGTGGGTGAATTGGAATATATTACGCATTTTGTTCAATTGCTTAACCTAAAGGGAACAGAATGTGCACAGAATCACATCATAAGAGCATTACACCAAATGAAAGCATTGATCACCGAAGTCTCTGATTTTTAGTTCTATGATTATAGTGGATATGTGATATCTACGGTTCAACAGAGAGTATACGGTGTTGATTATCAAACTCTCCAATGgtcaactttaaaattatttcaataccATTCTCACTCAGCCAAGGCGCAAGCAATATTTGGGAAAATTGAACTTGCCCTCATAGCACTGTATAATTACCCAGTCTTTGCTTCCGTAGataataagttattttgaactcaATGTTGTCTCAGAGggagacaaaaatgaaagcaaaaatataCCTTTAGTTGGAACTATTCCGTAAACTTCCACTCTCAGAGCCTTCCAACTATTATATGCTGTCGGCTGAAAACGGATAAACTTTGCACTTGAAAATTCCTTTAGActgttttttgtgatgttgTTTTGATCTACGTTTCCAGGAAAGACCTGCAGTTTATTGTAAAAATGCAACATTGTATCAAATTTTCGTAATTGATATACTGCAtcataaactacaaaaattATTAGGTACTCCATGAACAACGACTTTGAATTGGCAATAGCTAAACGAATGAACCCCAGACCATGTTTTTCTGAACAAGTACGTCTCTGAAATTTAATGCGATTGAAAGACCGGTTCATAAGTCCAGAAGTCTTATCATTATTGGACTTATTAACAACTTAAAAATGGTGACAACGTATTTTATGTACTTATAGGTACCATccattatatttttatttttaaaagacagaACGATGCATGTTCTAAGTATCAGTTTGTAGTTCCCTTGGAAAAGAAGTGAACCTGAATGTTGACAAAATGAACACCTCTTTCTTGTCGCACATCTTGACTCAAAAATTTGATTGTGTCTTCCAAGTGATTATtctaactttttaaaaatatgtacaAACTTATGCATGATCTTTATGTAAACCTACCTTGACACTACTGTTTTCTTTATAGGTGAAAAACGTGGTACCATCCAATGATAACTGAATCTTATAGTCTGTTGTCCACTCATTGATACCATTAGCTCCTTGAGTAGCAACAGCACAAATAGCATACTTGTGCAGCAGGTCAATTTGTAAGAAGTCAGCAGGATTGGTTGTATTCTTGGGTGCCCAACCCCGATTATTTCCATTCAGTCGACCATAAGAAGGTTTATATCTATTATCATAATATGATGAGGCTGTGAAGCTGAAGTCAGGGATTATACCACTACGGGCCAGACCAATGGCCTCTGTTGTACAAtctgaaagataattttaaatcaTCCTTCACACTTTTAAACACATCATTAAAACAACgtaagcgttagccctttgtctgAGCgactgacgaagggcttacgctcgacacgtcagctttgaaactctttacagtggccagtttacgttatcaactcagttgataatactaaattacaagAAAGAAACAGTCTGCTGCAATTTGTGGTTGAGGCCGgtagttttaaaaagttaaggAAGGACTTAAGCGTCTTTTTAACTTGGTAACTTTAttgtgaatatttattttgcaaaataaataaataaataataaataaataaataaatatatattttaaattctgaTCCTCTTCTTTTTAAGGTGCAACGGCATTGGGCCAACCcctgtttctttgttttcaagatgaattttatttatcttttttattattattgtatctTGAATAAAACGTTATGCTGTGTTATGTTAAGGTTTGTAAAATCACATTTCAAAAGCTGGATGGAATTACCACGTATTTCACGTGGTTAATTAAGCGATTCGTAATTATGATGACATATCCACTGTCATTGGCAGGGAATCTAGCCCTTGCTATGTCCTTCTTTCGACTTCTTGTCGTGCAAAACAAAAGGgctgtctgcagttagttttAAAGTTTAACTGACTTTTGATGAGAAATTCTCTCATCAAGTGAGAATATACAGTATTGCTAAAACAAATATGCATCAGACATAAATTCTATATATTCGAATGTAAAGATGCTCTACACAGCATAAGACAGGCAATTCTGTTACAATGGAAACCAACTTGGTGCCAGAATACACAAGCTACATCACAAATCCCGATGTATCATAAGGAGCATGGATAACAATTAATCTAAGCACAACTTTGTTTGGCAAAAGCAAAACCTGAGGGATCTCTTTGTGGTTAATGTGACATTCAAGGTTCAACAAGGTTCAAAATATTAGGGTTCTGCAAAAATTTAAAGGTATTGATTAACAAATTCTCAAATGGTCGGCTCAAAACTATTTTGAAACCGTTCTCACTCAACCAAGGTTTAATCACTTTTGGAGAATATTATTAAACTTTCTCTTTACATATAGCTCTTGCCTTTAGCCCCTTAGCTCCTTTGGCTTTCACAAATTATTAGTTATCGTGACTTCAATTTTGTCTCAgggtgagaaaaaaaaatgaaagcaaaaactACCTTTAGTTGGAATTATTCCATAAACTTCCACCCTCAGAGCCTTCCAAACACTAAAGGCTGTTGGCCAGAAGCGGATAAACTTTGCGCTTGCAAATTCCTGTAGATTGTTTTTTATGATGCCATTTTGGTTTGAATTTCCAGTAAAAACCTGTAGTTTGTTGcataaatgtaaaataattgtATCATTAGTTACCATATGTATCAGCTATTCTACAATCTTCTCCTTCGATATGGGTAGATAATGTTTACCACAATTAAAAGACTTATTGTTCCTTTCGGTAAAAATCTACCAaacaaatgtttaaatgttAGTGTATTAGAAGTTGAAATAACATTTCTAGTGAAACAATTCAAGGGAGAGGTACATGTAGCTTGTAAGAGAATGCAACAAATGCTCTAAGAAAAAATGGCTATTCCTCTGTAATAAACCGTCTGTAATATTCCTAGTTGTGTAATGTTCTTAAATATCTCATGgatttttgaaagaagaaagaggCAAGTTGCATTGATGAACGAGGATGTAATGGTCAATGCGACTTGGTCAGGATGACTTGTACTTAATGACAACTACTTGATGCTGTTTCATATTcctgggaggggggggggataaCCGTGCCCCCTACCTTGgcaatattgttttctttataggTGAAAAACGTGATACCATCCAATGATAACTGGATCTTGTATTTTGTTGTCCACTCCTTGATACCATTAGCTCCTTGGGTAGCTACAGAACAGATGACATAGTTATGCAGCAAGTCAATTTGTAAGAAGTCAGCGGGATTGGCCGTAGTCTTGGGTGCCCAACCGCGATTATTTTCATTCAGTCGACCATAAGAAGCTTTATATCTATTATCATAATAAGATGAGGCTGTGAAGCTGCTGTCAGGAATTGCACCACCAGTGGCCAGACCAATGGCCTTCATTTCACAAACTGCAagataataatttaaaaacatgCAGCTTTCACATTTTGACAGAAACCATACAAGACAATTCAAGTGATCAATTATATGTAACCTTTGTGAATCAATTCACCTCAACTTAATTAAAGGTTATTGCTTTATGTTCATGGTTGCCTCTAAAGGGAGGCTGTGGTTTACCTCTAAATACCTTGCTTTTATTAATTGAATGACCTACATGTACACACACAAAAAGTTTTGTTAGTGTGTATGGGAAAATAGTCTATAAAGGGATTAATTGTGAAACTATTGTTTTGCCTCTGAAGTCTTAAAAATGTCCTATAAGTCAACATAAGACACAAGAACATCAACAGGAACAGTGGAATAGAAAAAATTATAGAAGCTGGGATGCCAACAATCAAGACACACAACAGCAGGAGAGCCATGACAGCCGACTACTGAGGGAATATTTCGACAAAATGCGCCAATCAAGGCGTGAGATTCTATCCAATTACACCTGAGCAGAAAGTTTCTAATGACCAGATACTCAGTCTACCTTATCATCTGAAGAAGACTGTATGCAGTTGAAAAATTACAATGCGCATCCAAAGTGACTACTTTGTGAAACAAATGattgtatattattttttaaagtagTTTGTTCctatttttaaagataaaacttGTGGCATTATTTGACAATTGCACTAATTACTTCTTTACTAGGCATTTGTTAAAGATGGAAGCAGCTTAACTAAATCTATTTAGTTGTTCTTTATAACATAAAAATTACATGTTTTAcacaaaagtttgtttgttcCAGTCCATTATTCTTGTTGCTTTGTAGAGGTTAAGATTCTAGAAGACGAGACACCAGCAGCGAATGTGTATAAACTGCCAGCACATGACACAACTTCACTAAAGTTACCCAGCAGGCCCGATTTACATTGAACATTGTTGCTCAAATATTTGAGCTTCAATGTTGTAAACAAACCAAAGTTTAGATCAATTAGCATTCACAACTTGTCACTGCACTCCCCACTGGAATTTTGACCTGTATTACACTAACACCATTGTGTATT
This is a stretch of genomic DNA from Pocillopora verrucosa isolate sample1 chromosome 12, ASM3666991v2, whole genome shotgun sequence. It encodes these proteins:
- the LOC131799862 gene encoding uncharacterized protein — encoded protein: MHPYFQLVFFSLLLRIPLALGDCVDLGLGMEDGEIPSDRVTASSEQSANTPAKNGRLKYTPGSSWCAGTGDTNPYLQIDLQTIHIICAVSTQGNSKADQWVKDYKLQLSTDGTCWRDYKEGGQVKVLRGNNDRDTTVKHVIYGVSTRYLRFLPQTQQGGVCMRTEVFGVRQERVCEMKAIGLATGGAIPDSSFTASSYYDNRYKASYGRLNENNRGWAPKTTANPADFLQIDLLHNYVICSVATQGANGIKEWTTKYKIQLSLDGITFFTYKENNIAKVFTGNSNQNGIIKNNLQEFASAKFIRFWPTAFSVWKALRVEVYGIIPTKDCTTEAIGLARSGIIPDFSFTASSYYDNRYKPSYGRLNGNNRGWAPKNTTNPADFLQIDLLHKYAICAVATQGANGINEWTTDYKIQLSLDGTTFFTYKENSSVKVFPGNVDQNNITKNSLKEFSSAKFIRFQPTAYNSWKALRVEVYGIVPTKACKMEAIGLASGGAIPDSSFTALSYYDNRYKAYYGRLNGKNRGWAPKTTTNPADFLQVDLLYEYVICAVATQGANGINEWTINYKIHLSLDGITFFSYKENNIDKVFPGNSNQRDIIKNNLQEFASAKFIRFQPTAYYSWKALMVEVYGILLTKVPSQPPADFNLTASSSTSIIASWQLPPVLARHGRNITGFKLFYKEKSSAGLETTLLINSESTLSQNVVGLDKNTEYEFQILAFTSDGDGPKTPVKVERTKEDAPSAPLSFTYKEVAPNKMHGPRLNLTWSKPAEANGIIRSYTLFYANKDGETKQSVGGDAFSYLVDVLGGVTYHFYITAVTIKPGQNATFSVKTKEYEPSRGPENVLSIEIERTEYQLSWNGLPREVANGFIKIYQVRLLLKESCFSVDASFNSTFNTTKTEMLLSSLSICSRYEVSVRAFTAAGPGPYSEPLVIQTLGEVWSREKPSPAKFSSDGGITAKITLPNFMGHASFFQIIVITYRSDYNGVVNPPADFTTQELMTYEEAHQSPLPAAYVTFQFGGNDFNNHQEFTVGDGVQSNGKIRSKRSNGEEYYYNRPLHPNTNYRVFLRAFVTETLYTSSSFIALKTKDKPVVKELPEKTTIIVGEKAELTCEASGDPQPSVTWSKDGDTSIPRANFNNDGKVLVIRDVIPRDSGVYECTASNSFGVSHSATTLIVTGKRSNFPVAVIVVLCVFCVFLAVIGVLVYKWKYRRAGIELNDKTNDLNRLIYNVMGPLESSYEQLASSPGPCLQLHSMSSEGQSPAYLELQGLKFENRAFDRQSVSFEKETEEREGEDREEIVNDTGNSVC